The Cololabis saira isolate AMF1-May2022 chromosome 5, fColSai1.1, whole genome shotgun sequence genome segment TTCGGCAGCTGGCCTCAGTTTTCCAAATAAAAGTGCTGTGCAGCagtaagcagtactcgagttgtaaaaaaaaatcaggggggatggtggattttatcatatggggacagataatttgtgctgattacaaataatataatatattataaataatagcagtgaccaaaacacctgcagaaatactgtaggaatgacatagcagcagttaaatgcagccttctgtaagctttaaatatccactgggcttacattaaatacatcaaaacacaacaataaaaaacagttttctgaacttatcaatatgactctgtccttcacaggataagtaaaatggatcactgcaaaaacgcaaaatcttaacaagaatatttgtcttatttctagttaaaatgtctcattttagtaaaaaaatctcattacacttaaaagaagactcatcactggaaaaaacaattttcacctgtttcaagtagattttcacttaaaataagtagaaaaatctgccagtggaacaagatttttttccttttaatgagaagataaatcttggcagattttcaagtgaaaatttacttgaaacaggtgaaaattgtcaaataagttttttctggtgatgactctaaatgttgaaatagcagtaaaaccacattcattgatgaaatgacataagggatggaaaggggggatgtcagttttacagggggatgatttggaccgtttttatttcaggggggatgccatcccccctcatccctcctcaactcgagtactggcagTAAGTGAACAGATGAACGGAGCCTCTTCATACACGGAGGGAAAAGATATTGTGAATCATTCTCTTTAGTAAATTCCTCTTGACATTGTAAAATGAGTTTGTGTAGGCAGATCCGTTTTTGCAACATGAGTAAAGTGGGAGTCCAGTTTCTGGATCCCGTTGAgatgatcatttaaaaaatcTTTTTATGCCTGTTTAATTGGTTTATGTAGAAGTTTGATCAGTATAAGTTCAACAATTCACACTGTGCCAGTAAAAAGCCTTAGGTGCAGCATAACTGTTTGTGTAATTtgcattctttgttttttttttttatataaataaggATTGATGTTTACGCTTTTACAAGCCTCCTGTAATTAATGAGTTCAATCTACAGAAGTACAACCTTAATTCAGTTACATGGTGTTCTCTTATGCTATAAATCACTTGATAGGAAGTGATTGTGGGGCTGATTACTGTTTATGCTTCACAATACTCATAGAGCATGTTTCTCTTATGTTTTACATGTCTGTAAACACTCTTGTTTAACATTTAGATGGCATATTTTACAAATTGAAGACATTGTAATGAGGTTTTTCTTGACTGTGTTCGTGGCAAATCAGTTACCCAGGAATAATACGTGTGTTTTAGGTGAATTTGAAATCTGGTACCAACATTTTGTACTGGAGGACGGGAGGTGTTTTGATGGGGACCAAAGTGGTGAAACCTGTTCTGCTGAAGAATATTCAAATTCAAGGTCAGTGGCTTATTTATCTCCTACCTAAGACATAGAAAGCATTTCCTACTAGCTTTTCCTCCTTATTTCTCTCCACCAGGTGTTGCCTATACATCTGAATGCTTTCCGTGTAAGCCGGGGATGTTCAGTCGAGCTCCAGGATCCTCCACATGTGAACCCTGCCCCCGGGACACTTATTCTGGCCACGGGGCCAGCTCCTGCACGCCCTGCAACACCACAACTCAGTATGCAGGTAGCTGCACGATTCACAATACATGAACTGATTTCACAGCTGCTCACAGAGTCGCAGACTGCTGTTAACTGCAAAGAATATCGAGAGGACATTTCCTATTTTCAGCCACATACGTGATACTGAAACATTGGCTCAGCATGATGAACGAGTGCGATTGCAAGAGAAAAGCAAGTTTTGGCAGATGGTGTGCTGAGATTTGCcattctcttttttctgttctttctttGACATATTACTTGCATTTTGTTCTCTGTGTTGTTTTATGATGATAGAATATTCTTCCTGAGCCTTTTCTGGTTATATTGCTCAAAAATATTGACTCGACCCCTTTTTGAACCAAgtttagatttaaaaacaaagaaaaacacaagtgACTCCTGGAAAACTTTAGCTCTCTGCAAGCAAATATAAAACTAAATCCAGTTGTAAAGTTAAGTGTCCTACTTTTATCGTAAATCACTTAGTTTGCTACTATGTTGATctgcgttaaaaaaaaaaaaatgaaagcgcAGTTTTCGCATCATAGAAAAAAGCTGATGTGACGAATGCGTCATTCATGGCTTAAAAGCAACACAGGTCACTTTGGTATTAATGAATCAAACCATTTCCACATGTAAAGCAGTCAGTGGACTTTAATGAGCCTTCTGTTCCTAGTTTTCTActtttcagtctggttttaaTAAACTCAACGTGGGCCTTTATAAACACACTCCCAAAGCCTTATCCTTTGATAGCGTTGGATTTAAGATGTTATGAATACACTTCCAGTAAAGTGAGTGAATATGCTAGACTGTTCAGATCCTCTTTGATTTAGGTTTGGTATTTAATAACACTCTTTTTTTGTACTTTGTGGAGTCTCCGAACAGAACACTAATTAAaaattgacaaaaaaataaacaaacagagcATTGTAGACTATGAAATAAGTGCTGCATTTTCTAGGATTTAAGGTAAATGTTAATATCATCTCATCCATTCCATTTCAAAGTTGAGGGCTCAGCGGTGTGCAAGGATAGACCTCCGTGCTCCAAGAAGGACTATTTCCAGATCCACACAGCATGTGACCATGAAGGCAAGGTGAGAGTTAAGAGGCCGCCTTTGATTTTCAAACTCGTCGAATGTGCTCACGTTATAATATTACCTTCCAACTCGTGTGTGATTTCAGACGCAGATCATTTACAAGTGGATTGAACCCAAGATCTGTCTGGAGGGTGTGCCTGGAGCCCAGATGTTGCCTCCAAGCGGTGAACGGGAGCCGTGTCCGCCGTGTAACCCCGGTTTCTATAACAATGACACGGCCACCTGCTCTCCCTGTCCAGCTGGGACCTACTCCGATGGGACGAAACgtactgaaaactgctgttaaTTACCTTGTTTTTCTTGCTGGggcttttttctttactttttttttcttggactGCGAATACTTAATCATCACATAATTCAGTCTCTAGTATGATTCAACATTTACAGTAATCAAAGCATTTCTTGATCCAGTACAAAAGTCCTAATTTCACTGATATTTAAATATCCTTAACTGACCATGGTATAATGACTGACATTTGGCCCACGAGCTGCACCGTCTAGCATGGATGTCCAGCATTTTGACCCCACTGATTTAAGTCAATCGCTTAAAACATGGTTTTATAGGCGtttagcattttatttttttagcaatACTTTTGTCCCTACGGCAATatacttttttaaatgtgaatcagcttgtttttgtgttttgcagTTTTCTTGATTCTATTTTTCCTCCTGGTCTTTTCTCCCCAGCATGTGAGCAGTGTCCAGCAGGTACGGAGCCCAGCTTGGGTTACGAGTATAAATGGTGGAATGTCCTTCCATCCAACATGAAGACCTCCTGTTTCAACGTAGGCAACTCCAAATGTGACAGTATGAATGGTGGGTAGTCCAGAACTATTCCTTCTTTGTTTAGGTATTTTTGTTTCTGCGACATGCACTTCTATCAGAAGAAAGGAAGTGATATTATCACTTAAATGGTAAATGTGAAGTTCTGATCATCAGGTAGGTAGTTTTGCAAAGAAGACTGAAAACAGAAAGCTGTTTTTCTctcaagatggaaaaaaaaatgctactAGTGTGTCTTTATGTCATCCCTTTTGTTGTACCTGTTTGGATACAATTCGTCTCCACGTCCACAGAAATTCACAgatattcatttttttgtgtcttttttaagTTTTGTCCTAAGGAAGGGACGGTGCTCTGAACTGGTTGTGTTATTGTGTATTAACTTTGCTTCGTGGAACACTGCTATTaagattttttaatttttaataatttttcttcCTTGCCATGCACatggatatgtgtgtgtgtgtgttttgttttttttatgctgcCAGTGTAGTCTGATACAGAATTTTCAGTGTTGATCAAGTTATTCTTATTTGACTATGAACGTCTCTCAAAACAATTGTGACACGACTTTCCTCTTAGGTTGGGAGGTAGCGGGTGATCATATTCAGAGCGGAGCAGGAAGCTCAGATAATGATtacctcatcctcaacatccACGTCCCTGGCTTCAAGTAAGCATAGTCTTGTGGGATTTTATCTGTGCAGCAGAaatgcttcatttatttattttctattctgTCCAATTCAATCTTCATCAGACTGCCGACATCAGTGTCGAGCCACTCGGCGACAGAATTTGGGCGAATCACATTTGAATTTGAAACAGTGTGCATCGGCGACTGCGAGCTCTACTTCATGATGGTGAGAACAGCTCCTGGTGTTTGTTGCTCTGCAAATGACTTTTGTTGATGTTCGAAGAGTTAATCTGTTGGATGTATATTTCAGGATATCAACAGGAAGAGTACTACAGTGGTGGAATCAtgggaaaaaactaaacaaagacAAACCTATACACACATAATGACCAAAAATGCTTCTGTGTCCTACACGTGGGCTTTCCAGAGGACTAACCAGCCTTCGGACGTAAGTTTTAGAAATATTCATACTACAGATGTGTCTTGTTGGAAAGTTATATCATTTGCTCTAAAATGTTTTCACTGCGTTATTCTACATTTAGACATGATTTGCACAAAAGCAGAAATTTCAAGGTAATTTTGACCCTCGCAAGGTGCAGTTAACAACGACCCCTTCAAGAGAATGGTGTTATAGTCAGTAGGGTATGTTGGTGTAAAATCTAAACAAAGGCCTCAGTTCATGAACCCTCCATCAGGAAAACGTTAAACAACAACGGTGTACATGAAGCTGCAACTTGTGTTCAAATGCGATGAAGTTCGGTCGCATTTAGAAATGTAGAATTTAGTCCAGAGACTGGTCTCAGACAACGGAAATTTTGAGATTTTCAGAAACTATTACAGGTCCAGAAAAGCAAGAGGTTTCAAAAACCCCCCAACATTTTTATCATCCTCCTTCAGCTCTATAAAACAATTCTGCAGTAGCTCCTTGCTGTATTTCTGAAGTAATTAAACCAAACAAGTAGCGCACACATGGGACCCTGCATGAAATAAGAAGATTGGAGAATTTGCTGGAGGACAATCAGGGAAGATGCTTAATATACTAAAGATGCAGTTCAAGTCTCTTAAAACACTGTTTATGTTTGAATGTGAGAAATTCAAGGCAGGGCAGAAGCTCATCTCTTATAAACTATGAATGTCTCACTTCTCCAGGTACGCCGATACATAAACGACGTGGCGCGAATCTTCTCCATCACAGTTAGTAACGCGGTGGATGGAGTGTCGTCGAGCTGCAGGGTGTGTGCCCTCAGCGCCCAGCCCTCCAGCTCAGCGTGCGTGCCTTGCTCACCTGGACATTATATTGACACGCTCAACAGCCAGTGCATAGAGTGTCCACCTAACACATATCTCGCCCCACACACTACGCTGGGTTTGGATGCCTGCAAAGCCTGTGGACCGTCCAGCAGGAGTGACAAGGTCTGCTAATGCTAGGACAAAGGAATCGAGTTTGCTGATTTCAGATGATCCACATCTATTAATCTGTTTTGTTCTTTCCAGGATCACAGGTTATGTTACAGCGACTGTCGCTTCACTCACACGGAGGGCAATACCACCCTGACGTTTGACTTCAGCCGTCTCGGCTCTGCGGGGACGCTGATGAACGGTCCGAGCTTCACCTCCAAAGGAACCAAGTATTTCCGTCTGTTCAATATCAGCTTGTGTGGAGGACAGGTGCGCAGAGAGGAAAATGCAAACGTGTAGAACATTTTCAAAGATGAAATGCGCACAAATGGAAAGCCTTTGTCATTCGCTCGCGTTCTTTCTCTTCAGAGTCACTTGGCAGTATGCAGCGATAATGTTACAGACCTGTCAGTATCTGACTCCCAGAGAGAGAAAGGTGAAGGGCCCAGTGCTGTCAAAGCCTTCATCTGCCAGTCAACAATAATTCCAGCTGGTGGACGAGGCTTCCACACGGCACTCTCCTCACAGTCCATTAACCTGGCTGACACATTCCTAGGTAAGTGGACATGGTATGCAgacagtgtatgtgtgtgtgtatgtatgtatatatatatatatatatatatatatatatatatatatattagggctgggcgatatggaccaaaagtcatatctcaatattttctagctgaatggcgatactcgatatatatctctattttttctgtgccttaattggggtttcccccaaagtattatagcatagcatctctgttagcttaatttctttctgaggcaaacccttaaaaaaacagtcagttttaatacaaaacctcgtgccaaatgtcacacaggttcctttgttaacagaggtctgcacaatatcaacatgtataaaacaaatgaaataaaaataaactgcctgcatatatagaataaaaatgcttcttgaataaaataaaacaaatatccctttcctgcataacaattaaattaaaatacactgtaattaatacaatgtagacagtcacaggcagacttttccactgaggttgacagttgtgcaaataacaaaacatttgtgaacatttaatggatataaacgatattgtctcgtaccatatcgtgtttgaaaatatatcgatatatattaaaatctcgatatatcgcccagccctaatatatatacacacagagaCCAAAAGTGACAAGTATGTTAAATTCCTCTTACATAAGAGACATGATAAAAACTTTCACATATTACTGGAGAtatctttatttgttttattttttaaacaggtGCCACAATAGATGATAATTTTGAAGGCATAAGGGTGAAACCAGAGCTCTATCCCCAAAGATCCTCTAAGAAAGTCCCTGATGTCAACTTCTACTACAGGTATCTCTTTCACGTCAGATGTTGATTTGGAAACTAATAACATCAGCAGAGTAAGGTCCTTACTTTTATTTCCCCCTATTTTTGTCGGGAAGATCCTTTGAGGCGACCTCGTCCTGTGAGTCAGGTCGGAGCGCAGTCGTGACACTTCGATGTAATCCAGAGAAAAGCGGTAAAGGAGAGCTTTCAGTTCCCAGGTATGACTCTTCTTCTTTGCAGCAATCGCATGATGTCAGTTTAACTTGACCATATTTTTGATTTTTCGGGTATAGAGTTAAGATGGTGTGCTTTATGGCTTTTTCAGTCTCTGTCCTGCAGGAACATGCGATGGGTGCACCTTTCATTTCTTATGGGAGAGCTCAGGTGCTTGTCCTACATGCACAGAGAGAGACTACCATCGGATAGAGGAAGCCTGCAAAGGTCGACAGCAGGTGTGTCCCTGGTTAATGTTGAAGCCATAAGAACTGGAAAATGTTTTGGCaaaactcacactcacacaaccCATGTTTAATAATATGTATGTACTACATACCGTGTACTGTTCTCATGGGTAGTATATACTTATGGCACTACACAGGCAACGTAATTAGTAACACGTTATGACCAGTTTTTGAAAGCAGAATTAATTAATGGCATGGAGTAACACTATTGTGAACACCGGCCGCTGTTGTTGCACGTTGTATTATGGGATACAGTATGTGGGGAAGTGtctccaaacttttggtctgtactgtatatacagtaGATACATTATACTGCAGAGTACATTTTAGTAAATCACTAagcacttagggcctgatttactaagatcctaaataaagagtactaaattgcgtgtgcactgaaaaagtttgcacgtgctgttgttgtgttttgcgggtgatcaactaagaatgcttgcgcaattgataacaggtgcaaacctcagtatttaaatgaggtgttgcgcgtcttacggtttgcgagcgcaaaatgaaatttgacgagttggagttagagatattagtggaagaggcaaattgttgtgccgtattcagcacccctgccgtgaaaagcaccccctcgtatattcaatgataagtagaccaagaaaaaaaacaacacactgacacttcaatatatttatatatacacactcacacaaacacatacttaggagtttatattatatatatttacaaatattatggaagacaacacagtaagcaggctattaatcaatgacatcaataaccatttacccgatttttgttatctgtgactgtgattgtgggaaagtatgactattgtggaatccatgagcgcatttaaacatgaatcattaacacaaaactggacgctaaacagaacgtgacacggaatgagaatataatttttgtcagacgagggggtgcttttcacggcaggggtgctgaatacggcacaacaccggggtatgacaactgcagaacaggcgcacaataagaaacacttttttctccatgaaaacacgtgatttatttattatcacaaataaaaaaatgaatgtgcctcctgtggcaaccttttactgaataatactcgatttaacattcaaataaaatatttctccttttgcatgtggagaatcctcaccacaagttgagccacccccaccccagtcctcaaatcaggcaccaacaagcatccctgcgtaatgctgggcagattagcaccttcctttcgaacgtattaaatacagacgcaatcacaatccccgcaaaaactttcaggcttggtaaatctcattgcgcgtggtaaatggacatatttgcattttcccctcccagtatttagccattactggcgggtacgccccatattgattattcatcagggcaaaagtactaaatgaacagcgtgtgctattttgctcatttgagagacgcagtcctctttgcacgctgttagtagatcagctgacacattggtttgcgggtgatgtcaagtttgcacacgtttttacacacgcaaacctttagtaaatcaggcccatagtgtgtagtcttaaaaaaaatgctttgtaTTGGGTTTAAGTAAATTACATCAAGTTTACGCTGGGGTAGAATCTGAACTATGAAACTTCATACCTAACACTTGTCGGGGATGTTCTTGTTCTGTTCCATTCTTAAGTGATTTTGGATGTGTACGTTTATCTTCAGGATGTGCTGTATGTGTGGACTGAACCAAAACTATGCATTGGAGGCGTGAGCTTGCCTGAAAAGAAAACATTGCCATGTGAGGGTGTGGAGTTCTGGGTTCGTCTCGGTGCAGGGATGGGAACTTTCACGGCGGTGCTGCTTGCCTCGCTCACCTGTTActtttggaagaaaaacaaacggtACGCAAaacctccctctctctttccccCCTGTTCCTTTCTTCCTGGACCAGCCTCTGATCATTACCCCTCTACGAGGTTCTTCCCTCCCACCTCCATCCTCTTGTTCTCCCATCTTAAGAGCCCATCTTTTCCATCACTTTTCCTTTCCTgtccttctttttttgtttttttgttcaggTTTTCCAGCATTAACTGtttcttttacttgtctctctAAGGCTGGAGTACAAGTACTCCCGGTTAGTCATGTCTGCTAATAAGGAGTGTGAAATGCCAGTGGCCGACAGCTGTGCTGtgatggagggagagaatgaTGGAGACATGGAGGATGAAGTAATGTACACAAAACCTTCTATACTTGGCAAACTCAAAGCCATGGCATCCAAGGTGAGACCGACCGCATCACCATACCGACTTAAGTCTCACGGTGGTAAAATCCTT includes the following:
- the elapor2a gene encoding endosome/lysosome-associated apoptosis and autophagy regulator family member 2, producing the protein MRSSARLVARCALLVCTLLPIDWAKGQQQCSETEYYYEYTECDSTGSRWRVAIPQIPGACSGLPEPVRGTECTFSCKAGEFLEMSAQECNQCAAGSYSLGSGIRFDQWDSMPAGFSSLATSLENGPGREDRLFCNSSSWVPQGNYLESNRDECTVSLIYAVHLKKQGSVSFEYQYPDSSLLFEFFIQNDQCQEMDQSADTKWLKLTNHGEWATHTVNLKSGTNILYWRTGGVLMGTKVVKPVLLKNIQIQGVAYTSECFPCKPGMFSRAPGSSTCEPCPRDTYSGHGASSCTPCNTTTQYAVEGSAVCKDRPPCSKKDYFQIHTACDHEGKTQIIYKWIEPKICLEGVPGAQMLPPSGEREPCPPCNPGFYNNDTATCSPCPAGTYSDGTKPCEQCPAGTEPSLGYEYKWWNVLPSNMKTSCFNVGNSKCDSMNGWEVAGDHIQSGAGSSDNDYLILNIHVPGFKLPTSVSSHSATEFGRITFEFETVCIGDCELYFMMDINRKSTTVVESWEKTKQRQTYTHIMTKNASVSYTWAFQRTNQPSDVRRYINDVARIFSITVSNAVDGVSSSCRVCALSAQPSSSACVPCSPGHYIDTLNSQCIECPPNTYLAPHTTLGLDACKACGPSSRSDKDHRLCYSDCRFTHTEGNTTLTFDFSRLGSAGTLMNGPSFTSKGTKYFRLFNISLCGGQSHLAVCSDNVTDLSVSDSQREKGEGPSAVKAFICQSTIIPAGGRGFHTALSSQSINLADTFLGATIDDNFEGIRVKPELYPQRSSKKVPDVNFYYRSFEATSSCESGRSAVVTLRCNPEKSGKGELSVPSLCPAGTCDGCTFHFLWESSGACPTCTERDYHRIEEACKGRQQDVLYVWTEPKLCIGGVSLPEKKTLPCEGVEFWVRLGAGMGTFTAVLLASLTCYFWKKNKRLEYKYSRLVMSANKECEMPVADSCAVMEGENDGDMEDEVMYTKPSILGKLKAMASKGNGENYENVQLNSSQSKALVWS